In the genome of Cupriavidus taiwanensis, one region contains:
- a CDS encoding ParB-like protein: protein MPNTTERPAEPAPGAEPLVAPVVVPRCPRGKAVAELARLRPTQLTLGYIHVHHKMEVTQRHADPEDREVLQRFMRRHRIKTVAGPGGELYIVDHHHWARAWLDLGYQLAPVRVLADFSDLDGAAFWKRMRELGHVHPYDEHGKRKGQKALPSTVRSMRDDPYRSLAAFAREAGAYRKPDSAYGDFCWAGFLRKRVEQDLDSIAGFGLALAESIKLARSPRARRLPGYCGGPLEGKTGKPAKPVKTGKGKNGRAG, encoded by the coding sequence GTGCCGAACACGACTGAACGCCCCGCCGAGCCGGCCCCCGGCGCCGAGCCCCTCGTCGCGCCGGTGGTGGTGCCGCGCTGCCCGCGCGGCAAGGCCGTGGCCGAACTGGCGCGGCTGCGTCCGACGCAGCTGACGCTCGGCTACATCCACGTCCACCACAAGATGGAAGTCACGCAGCGCCACGCCGATCCGGAAGACCGCGAGGTGCTGCAGCGCTTCATGCGCCGGCATCGCATCAAGACCGTGGCAGGGCCGGGCGGAGAGCTTTATATCGTCGACCACCACCACTGGGCGCGCGCGTGGCTGGACCTCGGCTACCAGCTGGCGCCGGTGCGGGTGCTGGCAGACTTCAGCGATCTGGACGGCGCCGCGTTCTGGAAGCGCATGCGCGAGCTGGGCCATGTCCATCCCTACGATGAACACGGCAAGCGCAAGGGGCAGAAGGCCTTGCCCTCGACCGTGCGCAGCATGCGCGACGACCCGTACCGCAGCCTGGCCGCCTTTGCCCGCGAAGCGGGCGCGTACCGCAAGCCGGACAGCGCCTACGGCGACTTCTGCTGGGCCGGCTTCCTGCGCAAGCGGGTGGAGCAGGACCTGGACAGCATTGCGGGGTTCGGGCTGGCGCTGGCGGAATCGATCAAGCTTGCACGCAGTCCTCGCGCCAGGCGCCTGCCGGGATATTGCGGTGGACCGCTGGAGGGGAAGACCGGCAAACCGGCGAAGCCGGTGAAGACCGGCAAGGGCAAGAACGGCAGGGCCGGATAG
- a CDS encoding SDR family oxidoreductase encodes MSTPKSVPPQHQSRQPGLEAPMRPQPDSGADDYVGSGRLNGRVALVTGGDSGIGRAIAVAFAREGADVAIAYLNEHADARETVNLVEQAGRKCLAIAGDLADCDHAEAVARQTLQQYGKLDILVNNAAEQHPKESLEEVEASQVEATFRTNVFAMFHLTRAVLPHLKAGASILNTTSVTAYRGSKHLLDYSATKGAIVSFTRSLALQVVERGIRVNGVAPGPIWTPLIPSTFSPEEVAQFGKKTPMGRPGQPFEVAGGYVFLASDAASYITGQILHINGGEVVNG; translated from the coding sequence ATGTCCACACCCAAGAGCGTCCCGCCCCAGCACCAGTCGCGCCAGCCGGGCCTGGAAGCCCCGATGCGCCCGCAGCCGGACAGCGGCGCGGACGATTATGTCGGCAGCGGCCGGCTCAACGGTCGTGTCGCGCTGGTCACCGGCGGCGACAGCGGCATCGGCCGCGCCATTGCGGTGGCGTTTGCGCGCGAAGGCGCCGATGTCGCCATCGCTTACCTGAACGAACATGCGGACGCGCGCGAGACCGTCAACCTGGTCGAGCAGGCCGGCCGCAAATGCCTGGCCATCGCCGGCGACCTCGCCGACTGCGACCACGCCGAGGCGGTCGCGCGGCAGACGCTGCAGCAGTACGGCAAGCTCGACATCCTGGTCAACAATGCCGCCGAGCAGCATCCCAAGGAATCGCTCGAGGAAGTCGAGGCCAGCCAGGTCGAGGCCACCTTCCGCACCAACGTGTTTGCGATGTTCCACCTGACGCGCGCGGTGCTGCCCCACCTGAAGGCCGGTGCGTCGATCCTGAACACCACTTCGGTCACCGCCTATCGCGGCAGCAAGCACCTGCTCGACTATTCCGCGACCAAGGGCGCGATCGTGTCGTTCACGCGCTCGCTGGCGCTGCAGGTGGTGGAGCGCGGCATCCGCGTCAACGGCGTGGCTCCGGGCCCGATCTGGACGCCGCTGATTCCGTCCACCTTCAGCCCCGAGGAAGTGGCGCAATTCGGCAAGAAGACGCCCATGGGCCGCCCGGGGCAACCGTTCGAGGTCGCCGGGGGCTATGTGTTTCTGGCCTCGGATGCGGCCAGCTATATCACCGGGCAGATCCTGCACATCAATGGCGGCGAGGTCGTGAACGGATGA